In one window of Protaetiibacter larvae DNA:
- a CDS encoding phage holin family protein, translated as MSDQKPDPKRERPRQKRSLAALLTSVPTQVQELVQREIELLKTELIEKLKALGIGVGLIAAALVVLLFFVGVLLTLAIIGLSYVMPDWAAALVVAGVLLIVAVVLALVGYGVMKRGIPPVPTEAIESIQKDIRAVRGVGKRGER; from the coding sequence ATGTCCGATCAGAAGCCCGACCCGAAGCGGGAACGCCCGCGCCAGAAGCGTTCGCTCGCCGCCCTGCTCACGAGTGTGCCCACGCAGGTGCAGGAGCTCGTGCAGCGCGAGATCGAGCTGCTGAAGACGGAGCTCATCGAGAAGCTCAAAGCCCTCGGCATCGGCGTCGGACTCATCGCGGCGGCACTCGTCGTGCTCCTGTTCTTCGTGGGGGTGCTGCTGACCCTCGCCATCATCGGGCTCAGCTACGTGATGCCCGACTGGGCGGCGGCGCTCGTGGTAGCGGGGGTGCTGCTGATCGTCGCCGTCGTGCTCGCGCTCGTCGGCTACGGCGTCATGAAGCGCGGGATCCCGCCCGTGCCGACCGAGGCGATCGAATCCATCCAGAAGGACATCCGCGCCGTCAGGGGCGTGGGGAAGAGGGGTGAGCGGTGA
- a CDS encoding DUF3618 domain-containing protein, with translation MSDAMDAAKAKAQEARDALAETLDAIEDKFNVPKRTGEFVDKAKAAYEKNPVPWIAGGAAVAAVVIGLVAWAVFGRDDD, from the coding sequence GTGAGCGACGCGATGGATGCCGCGAAGGCGAAGGCGCAGGAGGCGCGCGACGCGCTCGCCGAGACCCTCGACGCGATCGAGGACAAGTTCAACGTGCCCAAGCGCACGGGGGAGTTCGTCGACAAGGCGAAGGCCGCGTACGAGAAGAACCCGGTGCCGTGGATCGCGGGCGGAGCCGCCGTCGCGGCCGTCGTGATCGGGCTGGTCGCCTGGGCGGTCTTCGGGCGCGACGACGACTGA
- the hemQ gene encoding hydrogen peroxide-dependent heme synthase → MTSATPVPSENPSGFALWAVWRRDPARSAASLEALPDAVAEIEASGVVLRGFYDVSGLRADADLMVWLHGDTAEGLQSAVRTLRRVPGVGALLPTWNALGVHREAEFSRAHAPSFLRGLPPKGWVTVYPFVRSYDWYLLPEDERRGMLADHGRKGSEYPSVQANTVASFALGDYEWLLALEADEVVDLVDLMRHLRNTEARRHVREEVPFFTGRRIGLDEIAEVLS, encoded by the coding sequence GTGACGTCCGCAACCCCCGTCCCGTCCGAGAACCCGTCGGGCTTCGCCCTCTGGGCCGTCTGGCGTCGTGATCCCGCCCGATCCGCCGCGAGCCTCGAAGCGCTCCCGGACGCGGTTGCCGAGATCGAGGCGTCCGGTGTGGTGCTGCGCGGCTTCTACGACGTGTCGGGGCTCCGTGCCGACGCGGACCTCATGGTGTGGCTGCACGGCGACACCGCGGAGGGGCTGCAGTCCGCCGTGCGCACCCTGCGCAGGGTTCCCGGAGTCGGGGCCCTGCTGCCCACCTGGAACGCGCTCGGCGTGCACCGCGAGGCCGAGTTCAGCCGGGCGCACGCGCCGAGCTTCCTGCGTGGCCTCCCGCCCAAGGGGTGGGTGACCGTGTACCCCTTCGTGCGCAGCTACGACTGGTATCTGCTGCCCGAGGACGAGCGCCGCGGCATGCTCGCCGATCACGGCCGCAAGGGTTCCGAGTATCCGAGCGTGCAGGCCAACACGGTCGCGAGCTTCGCGCTCGGCGACTACGAGTGGCTGCTGGCGCTCGAGGCGGACGAGGTGGTGGACCTCGTCGACCTCATGCGGCACCTGCGCAACACGGAGGCGCGCCGCCACGTGCGCGAGGAGGTGCCGTTCTTCACGGGGCGGCGGATCGGTCTCGACGAGATCGCGGAGGTGCTGTCATGA
- a CDS encoding ferrochelatase has product MTEERLGPEHVETPVAYDAIVLASFGGPEGQDDVIPFLRNVTRGRGIPDERLEEVAHHYRHYGGVSPINQQNRELKAALEAELAARGIELPVYWGNRNWGPYLADTVREAYDDGHRTLIGVATSAYASYSSCRQYTEDFVNALEVTGLAGEVRLDKVRPYFDHPGFVTPFVEGLQAALTELRGRGIPGERIRVLFSTHSIPLTAATASGPEFGPGGAYEAQHLAVAEVIMREADAGGVGWRLVYQSRSGPASQPWLEPDINDVIETLPAEGVEAIVIVPLGFVSDHMEVLWDLDNEALESAAEAGLAALRIPTPGIHPAFVAGLVDLVLERVNGTPVAERPALTELGPWFDVCRPGCCVGVQRAAEPSVAGRTT; this is encoded by the coding sequence ATGACCGAGGAGCGGCTCGGCCCCGAGCACGTGGAGACGCCGGTCGCCTACGACGCGATCGTGCTCGCGAGCTTCGGAGGCCCGGAGGGGCAGGACGATGTCATCCCGTTCCTGCGGAACGTGACGCGCGGCCGCGGCATCCCGGATGAGCGCCTCGAGGAGGTGGCGCACCACTACCGGCACTACGGCGGGGTGAGCCCCATCAACCAGCAGAACCGCGAGCTCAAGGCGGCCCTCGAGGCGGAGCTCGCCGCGCGCGGCATCGAGCTGCCGGTCTACTGGGGCAACCGCAACTGGGGTCCGTACCTGGCCGACACGGTGCGCGAGGCCTACGACGACGGCCACCGCACCCTCATCGGCGTCGCGACGAGCGCCTACGCGAGCTACTCGAGCTGCCGGCAGTACACCGAGGACTTCGTGAACGCCCTCGAGGTCACGGGCCTCGCGGGCGAGGTGCGGCTCGACAAGGTGCGCCCCTACTTCGACCACCCCGGCTTCGTGACCCCCTTCGTCGAGGGCCTGCAGGCGGCGCTCACCGAGTTGCGCGGTCGCGGCATCCCGGGCGAGCGCATCCGGGTGCTGTTCTCGACCCATTCGATCCCCCTGACGGCGGCCACCGCGTCCGGACCCGAGTTCGGCCCGGGCGGCGCGTACGAGGCGCAGCATCTGGCGGTCGCCGAGGTGATCATGCGCGAGGCGGACGCCGGGGGCGTCGGATGGCGGCTCGTCTACCAGTCGCGTTCCGGCCCGGCGAGCCAGCCGTGGCTCGAGCCCGACATCAACGACGTGATCGAGACGCTGCCCGCCGAGGGGGTCGAGGCGATCGTGATCGTGCCGCTCGGCTTCGTCTCCGACCACATGGAGGTGCTCTGGGATCTCGACAACGAGGCCCTCGAGTCGGCGGCCGAGGCGGGGCTCGCGGCCCTGCGCATCCCGACCCCCGGCATCCACCCGGCGTTCGTGGCGGGGCTCGTGGATCTCGTGCTCGAGCGCGTGAACGGCACCCCGGTGGCGGAGCGGCCGGCGCTCACCGAGCTCGGCCCGTGGTTCGACGTGTGCCGCCCCGGATGCTGCGTGGGCGTGCAGCGAGCCGCCGAGCCGTCGGTCGCGGGGCGGACGACGTGA
- the hemC gene encoding hydroxymethylbilane synthase: MLRGRAASRRAVGRGADDVTLRLGTRGSALALAQAGAVAQRLGAELVVIESEGDRIATPLAELGGAGVFAAALREALLAGEVDAVVHSYKDLPTAPLPGLSVAAVPKRADARDVLCASGGRELDALPAGARVGTGSPRRRAQLLRRRPDLEVVEVRGNVDTRLGRLADEDADRRLDAVVLAAAGLDRLGRLDAVTEWMSLTAWPTAPAQGALAVETRSGEEKKVAKLEHKPSRLAAEAERGVLARLEAGCAAPVGASAILEDGLLLLSARVYALDGSQHLTASHALYPEDAVRPAAELAERVAGELLAAGAAELAPLGGGRP; this comes from the coding sequence ATGCTGCGTGGGCGTGCAGCGAGCCGCCGAGCCGTCGGTCGCGGGGCGGACGACGTGACCCTGCGACTCGGCACCCGGGGCAGCGCGCTCGCGCTCGCCCAGGCGGGCGCGGTCGCGCAGCGGCTCGGTGCCGAGCTCGTCGTGATCGAGAGCGAGGGCGACCGGATCGCGACGCCGCTCGCCGAACTGGGCGGGGCGGGGGTGTTCGCGGCCGCCCTGCGCGAGGCGCTGCTGGCCGGCGAGGTGGACGCGGTCGTGCACTCGTACAAGGACCTCCCCACGGCGCCGCTGCCGGGGTTGTCGGTCGCCGCGGTGCCCAAGCGCGCCGACGCGCGCGACGTGCTGTGCGCCTCCGGGGGCCGGGAGCTCGACGCGCTGCCCGCGGGCGCCCGGGTCGGCACGGGTTCGCCGCGCCGCCGTGCGCAGCTGCTGCGCCGCCGTCCCGACCTCGAGGTGGTCGAGGTGCGCGGCAACGTGGATACGCGCCTCGGGCGCCTCGCCGATGAGGATGCGGATCGCCGCCTCGACGCGGTCGTGCTGGCCGCCGCGGGTCTCGACCGGCTCGGTCGTCTCGACGCGGTCACCGAGTGGATGAGCCTCACCGCCTGGCCCACCGCCCCCGCGCAGGGCGCGCTCGCGGTGGAGACCCGATCCGGTGAGGAGAAGAAGGTCGCCAAGCTCGAGCACAAGCCGTCACGCCTCGCCGCCGAGGCCGAGCGTGGCGTCCTGGCGCGGCTCGAGGCCGGATGCGCGGCGCCCGTCGGCGCGAGCGCGATCCTCGAAGACGGCCTGCTGCTGCTCTCGGCGCGCGTCTACGCGCTCGACGGCTCCCAGCACCTCACCGCCTCTCACGCCCTCTATCCCGAGGACGCCGTCCGCCCCGCCGCCGAGCTCGCCGAGCGGGTCGCCGGCGAGCTGCTCGCCGCCGGGGCCGCCGAGCTCGCACCGCTCGGGGGTGGTCGCCCATGA
- a CDS encoding uroporphyrinogen-III synthase, whose protein sequence is MTIETPRPAKPLGGWRVLVPRGGKWGDGVAATVRGFGGIPVIAPLINFASSDDPVSLANALHELQDGQFAWLVVTSATTVDVLNSQRVRVPESTRIAAVGETTAAALQLAGYRVDFVPTSDNSARGLVKEWPDSGIRGRVLIPQSDLAEPTLVAGLSKLGFEVEFVTAYRTVGVPARPEVLADVASGRIRAILVTSGSVARQIAEQLAPLPDATVVACIGPRTAFDTRAAGLPVHVIAEERSIDSLIAALIEYAETE, encoded by the coding sequence ATGACGATCGAGACCCCGCGGCCCGCCAAGCCGCTCGGGGGCTGGCGGGTGCTCGTGCCGCGCGGCGGCAAGTGGGGCGACGGCGTCGCGGCGACCGTGCGCGGCTTCGGCGGCATCCCGGTGATCGCCCCCCTCATCAACTTCGCGAGCTCCGACGATCCGGTGAGCCTCGCCAACGCCCTGCACGAACTGCAGGACGGCCAGTTCGCCTGGCTCGTCGTGACGAGCGCCACCACGGTCGACGTGCTCAACAGCCAGCGGGTGAGGGTGCCCGAGTCGACGCGCATCGCGGCCGTCGGCGAGACGACCGCGGCCGCGCTTCAGCTGGCCGGCTACCGGGTGGACTTCGTGCCCACCTCCGACAATTCGGCGCGCGGGCTCGTCAAGGAGTGGCCGGACTCCGGCATCCGCGGGCGTGTGCTCATCCCGCAGTCCGACCTCGCCGAGCCGACGCTCGTGGCGGGGCTGTCGAAGCTGGGCTTCGAGGTCGAGTTCGTGACCGCCTACCGCACGGTGGGCGTGCCCGCCCGGCCCGAGGTGCTGGCGGATGTCGCATCCGGCCGCATCCGGGCGATCCTCGTGACCTCGGGGTCGGTGGCGCGGCAGATCGCCGAACAGCTCGCGCCGCTCCCCGACGCGACCGTCGTGGCCTGCATCGGCCCGCGTACCGCCTTCGACACCCGCGCGGCGGGGCTGCCGGTGCACGTCATCGCGGAGGAGCGCAGCATCGATTCGCTCATCGCGGCCCTCATCGAGTACGCGGAGACCGAGTGA
- the hemB gene encoding porphobilinogen synthase yields the protein MSTGPTIRPRRLRQSPAWRRLAQETRVDAAQLVLPMFVAEGAVEPRPIASMPGVVQHSLDSFRAELHRAAAAGVGGVMLFGVPEHKDAVGSGATDPDGILNAATRVAVAEVGDALVVQTDLCLDEFTDHGHCGVLDAAGRVDNDATLVRYREMAIAQAEAGSQLVGLSGMMDGQVAAVRAALDAAGAQQVPTLAYAAKYASAFYGPFREAVQSSLVGDRRSYQLDPANRREGLRELELDVEEGADIVMVKPAMSYLDVLADAAAASPVPVWAYQVSGEYAMIAAAAANGWIDRDRAVDESLVSIRRAGADAVLSYFAVEAAERWARA from the coding sequence GTGAGCACCGGCCCGACCATCCGCCCGCGGCGACTGCGGCAGAGCCCGGCCTGGCGTCGGCTCGCCCAGGAGACCCGCGTGGATGCCGCCCAGCTCGTGCTGCCGATGTTCGTCGCGGAGGGGGCGGTCGAACCGCGCCCGATCGCCTCGATGCCGGGTGTCGTTCAGCACAGCCTCGACTCCTTCCGCGCCGAGCTGCACCGCGCGGCCGCCGCGGGGGTCGGCGGCGTCATGCTGTTCGGGGTGCCCGAGCACAAGGACGCGGTCGGCAGCGGTGCGACCGACCCCGACGGCATCCTCAACGCGGCGACCCGCGTCGCGGTGGCCGAGGTGGGCGATGCGCTCGTCGTGCAGACCGACCTGTGCCTCGACGAGTTCACCGACCACGGGCACTGCGGCGTGCTCGACGCCGCGGGACGCGTCGACAACGACGCCACCCTGGTGCGCTACCGCGAGATGGCCATCGCGCAGGCCGAGGCCGGCTCGCAGCTCGTGGGGCTCTCGGGGATGATGGACGGCCAGGTCGCCGCCGTGCGCGCGGCCCTCGACGCGGCCGGCGCGCAGCAGGTGCCGACCCTCGCCTACGCGGCCAAGTACGCCTCCGCCTTCTACGGCCCGTTCCGCGAGGCGGTGCAGTCCTCGCTCGTCGGCGACCGCCGCAGCTACCAGCTCGACCCGGCGAACCGCCGCGAGGGGCTGCGCGAGCTGGAGCTCGACGTGGAGGAGGGCGCCGACATCGTCATGGTGAAGCCCGCCATGAGCTACCTCGACGTGCTCGCCGACGCGGCCGCGGCATCCCCGGTGCCGGTGTGGGCGTACCAGGTGAGCGGCGAGTACGCGATGATCGCGGCCGCCGCCGCGAACGGGTGGATCGACCGCGACCGGGCGGTCGACGAATCGCTCGTCTCGATCCGCCGGGCGGGCGCCGACGCCGTGCTCAGCTACTTCGCGGTCGAGGCCGCCGAGCGCTGGGCGCGCGCGTGA
- a CDS encoding glutamate-1-semialdehyde 2,1-aminomutase — protein MSDANDAAFARAQEALPGGVNSPVRAYGSVGGTPRFLVSARGPYVTDVAGREYVDLVASWGPALLGHAHPEVVAAVQEAAARGLSFGASTPAETELAELVRERLGASSGVERVRLVSTGTEATMTAIRLARGATGRELVVKFAGHYHGHSDGLLAEAGSGVATQGLPGSAGVPAPIAAQTLVLPYNDLDAVRAAFAAHPGRIAAIISEAAGANAGVLRPDPGFNAALVALAHEHGALVILDEVLTGFRVGPAGWWGLEGAAEGWAPDLFTFGKVIGGGMPLAALGGSAALLGLLAPLGPVYQAGTLSGNPLSVAAGLATLRAADAAVYARVDAAADAVASAVSEALAAQGVAHTIPRAGSLFSIAFREHPVRDYDDARAQEGWRYAPFFHALLDAGVSAPPSVFEAWFLTAAHDDAALDRIREALPAAARAAAAATP, from the coding sequence GTGAGCGACGCCAACGACGCGGCCTTCGCGCGGGCGCAGGAGGCGCTGCCGGGCGGCGTCAACTCGCCCGTGCGGGCGTACGGCTCGGTCGGCGGGACGCCGCGGTTCCTGGTGTCGGCGCGCGGGCCGTACGTGACGGATGTCGCGGGGCGGGAGTACGTCGACCTCGTCGCCTCGTGGGGTCCCGCGCTGCTCGGGCACGCGCATCCGGAGGTCGTGGCCGCCGTGCAGGAGGCCGCTGCGCGCGGACTCTCGTTCGGGGCGTCCACGCCCGCCGAGACGGAGCTCGCCGAGCTCGTGCGCGAGCGCCTGGGGGCGTCGAGCGGCGTCGAGCGGGTGCGGCTCGTCTCGACCGGCACCGAGGCCACCATGACCGCCATCCGTCTCGCCCGCGGCGCCACCGGGCGCGAGCTCGTCGTCAAGTTCGCCGGCCACTACCACGGGCACTCCGACGGGCTCCTCGCGGAGGCAGGATCCGGTGTCGCCACCCAGGGGCTGCCCGGATCGGCGGGAGTCCCCGCGCCGATCGCCGCGCAGACCCTCGTACTGCCCTACAACGACCTCGATGCGGTGCGGGCGGCGTTCGCCGCGCACCCCGGCCGCATCGCGGCGATCATCAGCGAGGCGGCGGGAGCCAACGCCGGGGTGCTGCGACCCGATCCCGGGTTCAACGCGGCGCTCGTCGCGCTCGCCCACGAGCACGGCGCGCTCGTGATCCTCGACGAGGTGCTCACCGGCTTCCGGGTGGGCCCCGCCGGCTGGTGGGGGCTCGAGGGCGCCGCCGAAGGCTGGGCGCCCGACCTGTTCACCTTCGGCAAGGTCATCGGCGGCGGGATGCCGCTCGCGGCCCTCGGCGGCTCGGCCGCGCTCCTGGGGCTGCTCGCCCCGCTCGGGCCGGTGTACCAGGCGGGCACGCTGAGCGGGAACCCGCTCTCGGTCGCCGCGGGCCTCGCGACCTTGCGTGCCGCGGATGCCGCGGTCTACGCGCGCGTCGATGCGGCGGCGGATGCCGTGGCCTCGGCCGTCTCCGAGGCGCTCGCGGCGCAGGGGGTCGCCCACACGATCCCGCGCGCCGGCAGCCTGTTCTCGATCGCGTTCCGCGAGCATCCGGTGCGCGACTACGACGACGCCCGCGCCCAGGAGGGCTGGCGTTACGCCCCCTTCTTCCACGCACTGCTCGATGCCGGGGTGTCCGCGCCGCCGAGCGTCTTCGAGGCGTGGTTCCTCACGGCCGCCCACGACGACGCGGCACTCGACCGCATCCGCGAGGCGCTCCCCGCAGCGGCCCGCGCCGCCGCCGCGGCGACACCCTAG
- a CDS encoding DUF1304 domain-containing protein: MAALLIIGSVFAGLAALIHVYIWVLESILWTRESTRRTFGIPTVEEAETQRTLAYNQGFYNLFLAIGVAVGVVLIWTDGLRPVGLTLALFGTLSMLLAAVVLVSSGPGRLRSAATQGTAPLLAAVFLLAGILAG; encoded by the coding sequence ATGGCAGCGCTGCTCATCATCGGTTCCGTGTTCGCCGGCCTCGCGGCCCTCATCCACGTCTACATCTGGGTGCTCGAGTCGATCCTGTGGACGCGCGAGTCCACGCGACGCACCTTCGGCATCCCGACCGTCGAGGAGGCCGAGACCCAGCGCACCCTCGCCTACAACCAGGGCTTCTACAACCTGTTCCTCGCGATCGGCGTCGCCGTGGGCGTCGTGCTGATCTGGACGGACGGGCTGCGCCCCGTGGGCCTCACGCTCGCGCTGTTCGGCACGCTCAGCATGCTGCTCGCGGCGGTCGTGCTCGTGTCGTCGGGCCCCGGACGGCTGCGCTCGGCCGCCACGCAGGGCACGGCGCCGCTGCTCGCGGCGGTCTTCCTGCTGGCGGGGATCCTCGCGGGCTAG
- a CDS encoding MDR family oxidoreductase: MARALQVTRTGEQATAAFVELDDAELGDGEVLLDVAYSSLNYKDALALRGDRGVARISPLVPGIDVVGTVAESSDGRWTPGDEVVLTGAGLGETRNGGYATRARVDAELLVRVPPAIGMRRAAAIGTAGFTAAQAVLALEHHDIPDGDVVVTGATGGLGSIAVALLATSGRRVIAATGHPGDRGYLQRLGASELLDRAELQAPGRPLQASRWAGAVDVAGGVTLANLLAQTRHGGAVASCGLVESAELATTVMPFILRGVALLGINSVEAPLVTRDRVWDRLERDLDLGLLDSSTTRIGLSEVAAYSTRILAGDTRGRIVVDVAH; this comes from the coding sequence ATGGCGCGCGCACTGCAGGTGACCCGGACGGGTGAGCAGGCGACCGCCGCCTTCGTCGAACTCGACGACGCGGAGCTCGGCGACGGCGAGGTGCTGCTCGACGTCGCCTATTCGAGCCTCAACTACAAGGACGCCCTCGCCCTCCGCGGGGATCGCGGGGTCGCCCGCATCAGCCCGCTGGTGCCCGGCATCGACGTCGTCGGCACCGTCGCGGAGTCGAGCGACGGACGCTGGACGCCCGGCGACGAGGTCGTGCTGACGGGTGCCGGACTGGGGGAGACCCGCAACGGCGGCTACGCCACCCGCGCCCGCGTCGACGCCGAACTGCTCGTGCGGGTGCCCCCCGCGATCGGGATGCGGCGGGCGGCCGCCATCGGCACGGCCGGCTTCACCGCCGCGCAGGCGGTTCTCGCCCTCGAGCATCACGACATCCCGGACGGCGACGTGGTCGTCACGGGTGCCACCGGCGGTCTCGGCTCGATCGCCGTCGCCCTGCTGGCCACCAGCGGGCGCCGGGTGATCGCCGCGACCGGCCACCCCGGCGATCGGGGCTACCTGCAGCGGCTCGGGGCCTCCGAGCTGCTCGACCGCGCCGAGCTGCAGGCGCCCGGCAGGCCGCTGCAGGCGAGCCGCTGGGCGGGGGCGGTGGATGTGGCGGGGGGCGTGACGCTCGCCAACCTGCTCGCGCAGACCCGCCACGGCGGCGCGGTCGCCTCGTGCGGGCTCGTCGAGAGCGCCGAGCTCGCGACGACCGTCATGCCGTTCATCCTGCGCGGGGTGGCGCTGCTCGGCATCAACTCGGTGGAGGCGCCGCTCGTCACCCGCGACCGCGTGTGGGATCGCCTCGAACGCGACCTCGACCTGGGGCTGCTCGACTCCTCCACCACCCGGATCGGGCTGAGCGAGGTCGCCGCCTACTCCACGCGCATCCTCGCCGGGGACACCCGGGGGCGCATCGTGGTCGACGTGGCACACTGA
- a CDS encoding serine hydrolase domain-containing protein, whose amino-acid sequence MTHRTLAARLAAALADELAPRVPERTPGQAWGVFDGERLVRVHGEGDAARDPGGTAFRIASCTKSFTAAAALLLADDGVLDLDEPLAEALDVPLRILGDAEHGGDHGGGPAPTVRDALAMRAGFPTDDPWADRQESLDDAAFARMLGAGVRTIWPAGIRFEYSNLGYAIVGRIIGLRAGMPYRRVVETRLLEPLGLTGTGFEATATAIRGHRRGPDGWEQLPFSGPGAFSPIGGLFSTVADLTRWAGALAGSDAAGVLPDGLGERMQRPETRVVDGPAGAGEWYGLGLTIRTDPAGRRLIGHSGGYPGFAARMEWEAGSRVGAVAFENAGYTGLAIPVRAAFDAVLPPTAGEWRSPDAPGYPAWPETVAAAERVRDALAGGALPDRALLDDCVDADAPLDRRASALAELIAEIGGVEELGGLEHRTPAHAAWVMRGPRGGIRCELLMTPLAETRVQRLHLALEQPTAG is encoded by the coding sequence ATGACGCACAGGACGCTCGCCGCACGGCTGGCCGCCGCGCTCGCGGATGAGCTCGCGCCACGGGTGCCCGAGCGCACGCCCGGGCAGGCGTGGGGGGTGTTCGACGGGGAGCGGCTCGTGCGGGTGCACGGCGAAGGGGATGCCGCGCGCGACCCGGGCGGAACCGCGTTCCGGATCGCCTCCTGCACGAAGAGCTTCACCGCGGCCGCCGCCCTGCTGCTGGCCGACGACGGCGTGCTCGACCTCGACGAGCCGCTCGCCGAGGCGCTCGACGTGCCGCTGCGCATCCTGGGCGACGCCGAGCACGGCGGCGACCACGGCGGCGGCCCCGCCCCGACGGTGCGCGACGCGCTCGCCATGCGCGCGGGCTTCCCCACCGACGACCCGTGGGCCGACCGGCAGGAGTCGCTCGACGACGCGGCCTTCGCCCGGATGCTGGGCGCCGGCGTGCGCACCATCTGGCCGGCCGGCATCCGCTTCGAGTACTCCAACCTCGGCTACGCGATCGTCGGCCGCATCATCGGCCTGCGCGCAGGGATGCCGTACCGCCGCGTGGTCGAGACCCGGCTGCTCGAGCCGCTCGGCCTCACCGGCACCGGCTTCGAGGCGACGGCGACCGCGATCCGGGGCCATCGGCGCGGGCCGGACGGCTGGGAGCAGCTGCCGTTCAGCGGACCGGGCGCCTTCTCCCCGATCGGCGGACTGTTCAGCACCGTCGCCGACCTCACCCGCTGGGCGGGTGCGCTCGCGGGGTCGGATGCGGCGGGCGTGCTGCCGGACGGTCTCGGCGAGCGCATGCAGCGCCCCGAGACGCGCGTGGTCGACGGGCCCGCCGGCGCGGGCGAGTGGTACGGGCTCGGGCTGACGATCCGCACCGACCCCGCCGGCCGACGGCTCATCGGGCACAGCGGCGGCTACCCCGGCTTCGCTGCCCGGATGGAGTGGGAGGCCGGATCACGCGTCGGCGCGGTCGCCTTCGAGAACGCCGGCTACACGGGCCTCGCGATCCCGGTGCGCGCGGCGTTCGACGCCGTCCTCCCGCCCACGGCCGGCGAGTGGCGGTCACCCGATGCGCCCGGGTACCCGGCCTGGCCCGAGACGGTCGCGGCCGCCGAACGGGTGCGGGATGCGCTCGCCGGCGGCGCGCTGCCGGACCGTGCGCTGCTCGACGACTGCGTCGACGCCGACGCCCCGCTGGATCGGCGCGCGAGCGCGCTCGCGGAGCTGATCGCCGAGATCGGCGGCGTCGAGGAGCTCGGCGGACTCGAGCACCGCACCCCCGCGCACGCCGCCTGGGTCATGCGCGGGCCGCGCGGCGGCATCCGCTGCGAGCTGCTCATGACCCCGCTCGCCGAGACGCGGGTGCAGCGGCTTCACCTCGCGCTCGAGCAGCCGACCGCTGGCTAG
- a CDS encoding 6-phosphofructokinase: protein MKIGILTSGGDCPGLNAVIRGAVLKGITQHDLEFVGIRDGWKGLVDADLIPLARPQVMGISKQGGTILGTSRTNPFEYGGVARVKEVMAENGMDAIIAIGGEGTLAAAKRLTDEGIQIVGVPKTVDNDLSATDYTFGFDTAVEIATEAMDRLRTTGDSHGRCMVAEVMGRHVGWIALHSGMAAGAHAILIPERKTSMDEICGWVNSARERGRAPLIVVAEGFKLDTMDDAHSERGLDAFGRPRLGGIGDMLAPEIEARTGIETRATTLGHIQRGGTPTAYDRVLATRYGMAVVDSILEGHWGRMVALRGTQIVNVPFEDALGRLKTVPQSRYDEAAVLFG, encoded by the coding sequence GTGAAGATCGGAATCCTCACCAGCGGCGGCGACTGTCCGGGGCTCAACGCGGTCATCCGCGGAGCAGTGCTCAAGGGCATCACCCAGCACGACCTCGAGTTCGTGGGCATCCGCGACGGCTGGAAGGGCCTCGTCGATGCCGACCTCATCCCGCTCGCCCGCCCCCAGGTGATGGGCATCTCCAAGCAGGGCGGCACGATCCTGGGCACCTCGCGCACCAACCCCTTCGAGTACGGGGGCGTCGCTCGGGTGAAGGAGGTCATGGCCGAGAACGGGATGGACGCCATCATCGCGATCGGCGGCGAGGGCACCCTGGCCGCCGCCAAGCGCCTCACCGATGAGGGCATCCAGATCGTGGGCGTGCCGAAGACGGTCGACAACGACCTGTCGGCCACCGACTACACCTTCGGCTTCGACACCGCCGTCGAGATCGCCACCGAGGCGATGGACCGGCTGCGCACCACGGGGGACTCGCACGGCCGCTGCATGGTGGCCGAGGTGATGGGTCGCCACGTCGGGTGGATCGCGCTGCACTCGGGCATGGCGGCGGGTGCCCACGCGATCCTCATCCCGGAGCGCAAGACGAGCATGGACGAGATCTGCGGATGGGTGAACTCGGCCCGCGAGCGCGGCCGCGCCCCGCTCATCGTGGTCGCGGAGGGCTTCAAGCTCGACACGATGGACGACGCCCACTCGGAGCGCGGGCTCGACGCCTTCGGCCGCCCGCGGCTGGGCGGCATCGGCGACATGCTCGCGCCGGAGATCGAGGCGCGCACCGGCATCGAGACGCGCGCCACGACCCTCGGCCACATCCAGCGAGGCGGCACCCCGACGGCGTACGACCGGGTGCTCGCCACCCGCTACGGGATGGCCGTGGTCGACTCGATCCTCGAGGGGCATTGGGGCCGGATGGTGGCGCTGCGCGGCACCCAGATCGTGAACGTGCCGTTCGAGGACGCCTTGGGTCGTCTGAAGACGGTGCCGCAGTCGCGCTACGACGAGGCCGCCGTCCTCTTCGGTTGA